From Penicillium psychrofluorescens genome assembly, chromosome: 1, one genomic window encodes:
- a CDS encoding uncharacterized protein (ID:PFLUO_001558-T1.cds;~source:funannotate), which translates to MQTSKSSPTNPVVLPASYTSQTPHESFPDTSNGNLTWHTLISAPQTSTQDLSAGIAVCLPATGHLCAHRHVQAELYHILHGVGQVTIDGTVYPVSAGSTVYIPPDAEHAVVNTGSEDLRWFYVFPTSAFGDVVYRFSEERA; encoded by the coding sequence ATGCAAACCTCTAAATCTTCTCCTACCAATCCAGTGGTCTTACCCGCAAGCTACACCTCCCAGACCCCCCACGAATCCTTCCCGGACACCTCCAACGGCAATCTCACCTGGCACACACTCATCTCCGCCCCCCAAACATCCACCCAAGACCTAAGCGCGGGAATAGCCGTCTGCCTACCGGCCACCGGCCATCTCTGCGCACATCGCCACGTGCAGGCGGAGCTCTACCATATCCTGCACGGCGTCGGACAAGTCACCATCGACGGAACGGTGTACCCGGTCTCCGCTGGGAGTACCGTCTACATCCCTCCGGATGCAGAGCATGCTGTTGTGAACACGGGATCAGAGGATTTGAGATGGTTCTATGTGTTTCCGACGAGTGCTTTTGGGGACG